Proteins from a genomic interval of Candidatus Flexicrinis proximus:
- a CDS encoding response regulator, with the protein MATWMIVEDDPQVYELLTEAFERWEIESLLFVDVDQALEWITLVDQGVNVGELPELVLLDLRFYNEIVGHLVGQQLRRSPTLKHLPIVIMTAQIISPQEHELYVRTVQPDAFLRKPLPRFSELKRKLDSIIHKRKKQTETTRLPRGLKS; encoded by the coding sequence ATGGCAACGTGGATGATCGTAGAAGATGATCCGCAGGTTTATGAACTACTGACAGAAGCCTTCGAACGTTGGGAAATCGAATCACTTCTGTTTGTTGACGTAGACCAGGCGCTGGAGTGGATCACCCTCGTAGATCAGGGCGTAAACGTCGGTGAGCTTCCCGAGCTTGTACTGCTGGACCTGCGCTTCTACAACGAAATCGTCGGCCATCTGGTTGGCCAGCAGCTCCGCCGCAGCCCAACCCTCAAACATCTCCCCATCGTGATTATGACGGCTCAGATCATCTCTCCGCAGGAACACGAGTTGTACGTCCGCACCGTTCAGCCGGACGCATTCCTCCGCAAACCGCTTCCGCGCTTCTCCGAACTCAAGCGCAAGCTCGACAGCATCATTCACAAACGCAAGAAACAGACTGAAACGACTCGCCTTCCCCGCGGCCTAAAGAGCTAA
- a CDS encoding PD-(D/E)XK nuclease family protein, with protein sequence MELWRAQAGSGKTEAVVALIAETVRTRPLARVWVVLPSNRQRAQFRVRLLEHLREANLPALNVELFNFYSLNRRLLNLLRIPVRSLRSGARQSVLRRIAAREPLRTFEPVASTPGFAHAVGKLIAELKQSRVEPADFTQAIQNSKDEDLARIYEAYQTLLREHHLVDTEGEAWLALESLLAATDWDPKIELLAVDGFDQFTGVQSQLVQALDERVKRTVVTLTHVEDREEGVGRRFAMAEQALSAHKSIDLQHAPHPQLCVRHLLTHGFRHGAAVEPMSTEAAHTLALIESHSCSAEAAEVMRQIKRRLVLERVPPDHIMIVLRDWAGYQPALSSAAHEFGIPVSLQAGTPLNRHPITALLDSILSLPVTEFAFEAVIDVLRSPYVVLEGLPRELVHKVELAARKYNLRVGRETWDKALEAGARPGMDYRGAETAPILTPDEAQAASEALNRFFDALPVATDLDHVWNFVARVEEIIGTDPDDDSDGEAKLSFSLFIAEQARLSGTHGDDIAALCAVKDALKDLLLTEDLLAALTDDGGRKVAWREFVLDLRAALEGSELNASPDRSGRVLMTTATDARGAAHPHVYILGLSEGIFPAPLPNDPLYLDSESARLTHGGRPILRPAADRADDESLFFELIALARESLTLTRPSLDGGQAWPPSALWNAVTALLSDSDLPLIRRRIQPGRPPTTGDAASLPELAAAVQARYRDSSAYRDYILGLDPRRAAHVDFVQSVERARYSLAKSREPSPYPEHCGDLTAGPFHDLTQKVTRPEYPWSASTITNLVASAYRVFANKLLRLDELEDPAEGADRQLEGSLMHRILEGTYKHFQSPDRPIAPENNDEALSILSRVADEVFDNAIDSRELVPSPIWPQQKKVMVTYLNVLVSSDFSADSPVARAFGSGKRWAVVVEKHFGDEEHRPMVFRVDETEFRVTGTIDRIDCIEDGGTLRLVVIDYKSSSSIAAADVRAGKYPQLVLYTAALRQLMDDRRSPERTGWFARIPHTDIEVAGGLFWSGRTAKPLNVLGAADGKKVANESVTSDSDEQQVLELIAERIERLRTGDFRPLPTEPVDGRCSSFCTYQDLCRVCELLQGQPQKEKTR encoded by the coding sequence ATGGAGCTTTGGCGCGCGCAGGCCGGGTCAGGCAAGACCGAGGCGGTTGTCGCGCTGATTGCCGAAACGGTGCGGACCAGGCCGCTGGCACGTGTTTGGGTGGTGCTGCCCAGTAACCGCCAGCGCGCACAGTTCCGCGTGCGCCTCCTTGAGCATCTGCGCGAAGCTAACCTTCCGGCGCTCAACGTCGAACTCTTCAATTTCTACTCGCTGAACCGGCGCCTGCTCAATCTGTTGCGGATCCCTGTCCGCAGTCTGCGCAGCGGTGCCCGTCAGTCCGTGCTGCGGCGCATCGCGGCCCGCGAACCCTTGCGTACGTTCGAACCCGTGGCCTCGACGCCCGGTTTCGCCCATGCCGTGGGGAAGCTGATCGCCGAGCTAAAGCAGTCACGCGTCGAGCCGGCCGACTTCACCCAGGCCATTCAAAACAGCAAGGATGAGGACCTCGCCCGGATTTATGAGGCCTATCAGACGCTGCTGCGCGAGCACCACCTGGTCGATACCGAGGGCGAAGCATGGCTGGCGCTCGAATCCCTGCTCGCTGCCACTGATTGGGATCCAAAGATCGAACTGCTGGCGGTCGACGGCTTCGATCAGTTCACCGGCGTGCAATCGCAGTTGGTCCAGGCGCTGGATGAGCGGGTCAAGCGAACCGTCGTCACCCTGACCCATGTCGAGGATCGTGAGGAAGGCGTGGGCCGCCGGTTTGCCATGGCCGAGCAAGCGCTGAGCGCGCACAAATCGATCGATCTGCAGCATGCCCCGCATCCGCAGCTCTGTGTCCGTCATCTGCTCACGCACGGGTTCCGTCACGGGGCGGCCGTTGAACCGATGAGCACCGAGGCGGCACACACCCTGGCCTTGATCGAATCGCACTCCTGCTCCGCAGAAGCAGCCGAGGTCATGCGCCAGATTAAGCGGCGCCTGGTCCTCGAACGCGTCCCCCCTGATCACATCATGATCGTCCTGCGCGATTGGGCCGGCTACCAGCCCGCCCTGAGCAGCGCCGCCCACGAGTTCGGCATCCCGGTTTCGCTGCAAGCCGGGACACCTTTGAACCGGCATCCGATTACCGCCCTACTCGACTCTATCCTCAGCCTTCCGGTAACCGAATTCGCGTTCGAGGCTGTAATTGACGTGCTGCGCTCGCCTTATGTCGTGCTTGAAGGACTTCCACGCGAACTGGTGCACAAAGTCGAGCTTGCCGCGCGCAAATACAACCTTCGGGTCGGCCGCGAGACATGGGATAAGGCGCTTGAGGCCGGCGCACGTCCCGGAATGGATTATCGCGGCGCTGAAACGGCCCCGATCCTCACCCCGGACGAAGCGCAGGCTGCCTCGGAAGCGCTGAACCGGTTCTTTGATGCGCTGCCGGTCGCCACCGACCTGGACCATGTCTGGAATTTCGTGGCCCGCGTCGAAGAGATCATTGGCACCGACCCTGACGATGACTCCGATGGCGAAGCCAAGCTCAGTTTCAGCCTGTTCATCGCCGAGCAGGCCCGGCTATCCGGCACCCACGGGGACGATATCGCGGCCCTATGCGCCGTCAAAGACGCGCTCAAAGACCTGCTCCTCACCGAAGACCTGCTTGCCGCACTCACCGACGATGGCGGCCGAAAGGTCGCCTGGCGCGAGTTCGTCCTTGACCTGCGGGCTGCGCTGGAAGGTTCGGAACTCAACGCGTCGCCGGACCGCAGCGGTCGAGTCTTGATGACCACGGCGACCGATGCACGCGGCGCGGCTCACCCGCATGTCTATATTCTGGGGCTCTCGGAGGGCATCTTCCCGGCCCCCTTGCCCAACGATCCACTCTATCTTGACTCGGAAAGCGCGCGCCTCACCCACGGTGGTCGGCCGATCCTTCGCCCCGCCGCGGACCGCGCCGACGACGAAAGCCTGTTCTTCGAACTGATTGCACTGGCACGCGAATCGCTCACCCTGACCCGCCCGTCACTGGATGGCGGGCAGGCCTGGCCGCCATCGGCCCTCTGGAATGCCGTCACTGCACTGCTCAGCGATTCCGATCTTCCGCTGATCCGCCGGCGTATCCAGCCCGGGCGCCCGCCAACCACCGGAGATGCCGCATCTCTGCCCGAATTGGCCGCCGCAGTGCAGGCGCGCTACCGCGACTCGTCGGCGTACCGCGACTATATCCTCGGCCTCGACCCGCGCCGCGCCGCACATGTCGATTTCGTCCAGTCCGTTGAGCGCGCACGCTACAGCCTTGCGAAGTCCCGGGAGCCGTCGCCCTATCCTGAACATTGCGGCGATCTCACCGCCGGTCCGTTCCATGATCTGACCCAGAAGGTCACTCGCCCAGAATACCCGTGGTCGGCCAGCACCATCACCAACCTTGTGGCCTCCGCCTATCGGGTATTTGCCAACAAGCTGCTCCGCCTGGACGAACTTGAGGATCCGGCGGAAGGCGCAGATCGCCAGCTTGAAGGCAGCCTGATGCACCGTATCCTGGAAGGCACCTATAAGCACTTTCAGTCCCCGGACCGGCCAATCGCGCCTGAGAACAACGACGAGGCGCTGTCGATCCTGAGCCGGGTGGCGGACGAGGTCTTCGACAACGCCATCGACAGCCGCGAACTCGTACCCAGTCCGATCTGGCCGCAGCAGAAGAAGGTGATGGTGACCTATCTGAACGTCCTGGTCTCCAGCGATTTCAGCGCAGACTCGCCGGTTGCCAGGGCCTTTGGCTCCGGCAAACGCTGGGCAGTTGTCGTTGAAAAGCATTTTGGAGACGAGGAACATCGCCCGATGGTTTTCCGCGTCGACGAGACCGAGTTTCGCGTCACCGGCACGATTGACCGCATCGACTGCATTGAGGATGGCGGGACGCTCCGCCTCGTCGTGATCGACTACAAGAGCAGCAGCAGCATTGCGGCAGCCGACGTACGCGCGGGCAAGTATCCACAGCTCGTCTTGTATACAGCAGCGCTCCGCCAGCTGATGGACGATCGCAGGTCGCCCGAGCGCACCGGCTGGTTTGCCAGAATCCCCCATACCGATATCGAAGTCGCGGGCGGGCTGTTCTGGTCAGGCCGGACGGCAAAGCCGCTGAATGTCCTCGGTGCTGCCGATGGAAAGAAAGTCGCCAACGAGTCGGTCACCAGCGACTCTGACGAGCAGCAGGTGCTTGAGCTAATTGCAGAACGCATTGAACGGCTGCGCACAGGGGATTTCAGGCCGCTGCCAACGGAGCCGGTTGACGGCAGGTGTTCGAGCTTTTGTACTTATCAGGATCTCTGCCGCGTCTGCGAACTGCTCCAGGGTCAGCCGCAAAAAGAAAAGACCCGCTAG
- the recR gene encoding recombination protein RecR: protein MASKAIPEPVAKLIEAFARLPNIGTKTASRLTFFLLRAPDDLSLSLSEALRNLKEQTRFCSICGNITVDDPCAVCSDARRDHTLLAVVEEPLDLIALEQTGTYQGQYHVLGGAISPVNGIGPDDLRIRELSGRVAEGKILEVIVATNPGQEGDATALYIARELKDKGVKLTRLARGLPTGSDLQYVDTVTLLRALQGRTPL, encoded by the coding sequence ATGGCGTCGAAAGCGATACCTGAGCCGGTCGCCAAGCTGATTGAAGCCTTCGCACGACTCCCAAACATCGGTACAAAGACTGCATCGCGGCTGACGTTCTTTTTGCTGCGAGCGCCGGACGATCTCAGCCTGAGTCTGAGCGAAGCGCTGCGGAACCTGAAGGAGCAGACGCGGTTCTGTTCGATCTGCGGAAACATCACCGTCGATGATCCCTGCGCGGTGTGCAGCGATGCGCGCCGCGACCACACGCTGTTGGCGGTGGTCGAAGAGCCGCTCGACCTGATCGCGCTGGAGCAGACCGGCACCTACCAGGGACAGTATCACGTCCTCGGCGGGGCGATTTCGCCGGTGAACGGGATCGGGCCGGACGACCTGCGCATCCGCGAGCTTTCCGGGCGGGTGGCAGAAGGAAAGATCCTTGAAGTGATCGTGGCGACCAACCCGGGGCAGGAAGGCGACGCGACCGCCCTTTATATCGCGCGTGAACTGAAGGATAAAGGCGTCAAACTCACGCGGCTGGCACGCGGGCTGCCAACCGGAAGCGACCTGCAGTACGTGGACACGGTGACGCTGCTCAGGGCGCTTCAGGGTCGGACGCCGCTGTAG
- a CDS encoding YbaB/EbfC family nucleoid-associated protein, with the protein MGGGLGGGNMMKQIQKMQQDMVEAQERLANETVEVSVGGGAITVVITGHQRVQSIKINPEVVDINDPEWTTDLQDLLVLAVNQAVEQSQSMAAEKMESITGGLGGMPGLGGLLG; encoded by the coding sequence ATGGGTGGCGGCCTCGGTGGCGGCAACATGATGAAGCAGATCCAAAAGATGCAGCAGGATATGGTCGAGGCGCAGGAACGGCTGGCGAACGAGACAGTCGAAGTCTCGGTGGGCGGCGGGGCGATCACGGTGGTCATCACCGGCCATCAGCGCGTTCAGTCGATTAAGATCAACCCTGAAGTTGTTGACATCAACGATCCAGAGTGGACGACCGACTTGCAGGACCTGCTGGTGCTGGCAGTTAACCAGGCCGTTGAACAGAGCCAGTCGATGGCCGCCGAGAAGATGGAATCGATCACGGGTGGGCTGGGCGGTATGCCGGGTTTGGGCGGACTGCTCGGCTAA
- a CDS encoding 1-acyl-sn-glycerol-3-phosphate acyltransferase, whose product MIIDPPPGERPPDVPLPVALLASFLAWIFGWKYVGGLPNVPKMVICAAPHTTNWDGFWYLVMTAKMRARTHVVMKSELERVPFVGWVFKRFGGIPVDRRSSQNLVEQLVDQFAKREKLALVIAPEGTRKYTEFWRAGFYWIAHRADVPIAVAYLNYKTRTMGFCGLVKTSGDIHADMPIFAALYEQYGLGRNPERFGPVRVRTTERKPE is encoded by the coding sequence ATGATCATTGATCCGCCGCCCGGCGAACGCCCACCCGACGTCCCCTTACCTGTCGCGCTGCTTGCCAGCTTCCTCGCCTGGATATTCGGCTGGAAGTATGTCGGCGGCCTGCCCAACGTGCCGAAAATGGTCATCTGTGCCGCGCCCCATACTACCAATTGGGACGGATTCTGGTATCTCGTCATGACCGCCAAAATGCGCGCCCGTACCCATGTAGTCATGAAGTCCGAACTGGAGCGGGTGCCCTTCGTCGGCTGGGTCTTCAAACGCTTCGGCGGTATTCCGGTCGACCGGCGCAGCAGCCAGAATCTCGTCGAGCAGTTGGTCGATCAGTTCGCTAAACGTGAGAAACTCGCTCTGGTCATCGCCCCGGAAGGCACGCGCAAGTACACCGAGTTCTGGCGCGCCGGCTTTTACTGGATCGCTCATCGCGCTGACGTCCCGATTGCCGTCGCCTATCTCAACTACAAGACCCGCACCATGGGCTTCTGCGGTCTTGTCAAGACTTCCGGCGATATTCACGCCGACATGCCGATTTTCGCCGCGCTTTATGAACAATATGGGCTGGGACGCAACCCCGAGCGTTTCGGGCCGGTGCGCGTCAGGACCACGGAGCGCAAGCCCGAATGA
- a CDS encoding CDP-alcohol phosphatidyltransferase family protein, translated as MTDTPVLNDLPQPDEPTSSPVDAGPVIHDSVAPPKPDVPISVLGHAHEPPTAPSVPPLPDDTAPKPRGILHPVTLTDRARKLTHRVLQPLGVFLYKRGVHPDHITIAGTLLVFGACIVVALGQLQIGALLLLVALPFDAFDGAVARAMNRKDRFGALLDSALDRYADAAIFAGLGYYFAVQSRLELLVLAFAALMGTYGVSYVRARAEGLGVDVKVGLFSRLERIAIILIMLFVPQVLPVGLVILAIGTNFTSVQRLLYVYRVLKQREG; from the coding sequence ATGACCGATACCCCCGTTTTGAACGACCTACCCCAACCGGATGAACCGACGAGTTCTCCCGTCGACGCCGGCCCTGTCATCCATGACTCCGTGGCGCCGCCGAAACCCGACGTGCCCATCAGCGTCCTAGGCCACGCTCACGAGCCACCCACAGCGCCGTCCGTCCCGCCGCTGCCTGATGACACGGCACCGAAACCGCGCGGCATCCTGCACCCCGTCACGCTGACCGACCGTGCTCGCAAGCTCACCCATCGCGTCCTCCAGCCGTTAGGCGTTTTCCTGTACAAGCGCGGCGTCCATCCCGACCACATCACGATTGCCGGCACGCTGCTGGTGTTTGGCGCCTGTATCGTCGTCGCGCTCGGACAGCTTCAGATCGGCGCGCTGCTCCTGCTGGTCGCCCTCCCCTTCGACGCCTTCGACGGCGCCGTCGCCCGCGCCATGAATCGCAAGGACCGTTTCGGCGCGCTGCTCGACAGCGCCCTCGACCGTTACGCCGACGCTGCAATTTTCGCCGGATTAGGGTATTATTTTGCGGTTCAAAGCCGGTTGGAACTGTTGGTGCTGGCCTTTGCCGCGCTGATGGGGACGTATGGTGTGAGTTATGTTCGCGCCCGCGCCGAAGGGCTGGGCGTCGATGTAAAAGTCGGGCTGTTCTCTCGGCTCGAACGCATCGCTATCATCCTCATTATGCTGTTTGTCCCTCAGGTGTTACCCGTGGGGCTCGTCATCCTGGCAATTGGAACAAACTTCACCAGTGTTCAGCGCCTGCTTTATGTTTATCGCGTACTCAAACAAAGAGAGGGTTAG
- the lgt gene encoding prolipoprotein diacylglyceryl transferase, protein MEFGPQAIQIGSIQIRYYGLIIVAAILIAATLAARIAKREGKDPDHVWGAMFGAVILGIIGARLWYILFPPVSAVAIGHDTAWYFANFFNTQDGAIAIWSGGLHIFGAFLGGFIGSYLYIRSSKLNLVEWLDIAAIAIPLGQFIGRWADYINKELYGLPTGVNWWGLQIPREFRVAPYTSTVDFPVAETLFHPLFLYEGLWMLLTCFVLWRLWRTQRESLKPGTLFLLYVASYSFIRYLLEFLRIELNLFRVYDGNGNVTQRINVSQLLCIVGFLWSGYHLLPRLGSINWGAAFKRGGSVSVKATS, encoded by the coding sequence ATGGAATTCGGCCCACAAGCCATTCAGATTGGCAGCATTCAGATCAGATATTATGGCCTCATCATCGTTGCGGCGATCCTGATCGCGGCAACGTTGGCGGCGCGCATTGCCAAGCGCGAGGGTAAAGATCCCGACCATGTCTGGGGAGCCATGTTCGGCGCGGTCATTCTGGGCATCATCGGCGCGCGCCTGTGGTACATCCTGTTCCCGCCGGTATCGGCAGTGGCGATCGGCCATGATACCGCCTGGTATTTTGCGAATTTCTTTAACACGCAGGACGGGGCGATCGCCATCTGGAGCGGCGGCCTGCACATCTTCGGCGCATTCCTCGGCGGCTTCATCGGATCGTATCTTTACATCCGCAGCAGCAAGCTGAACCTCGTCGAATGGCTTGATATTGCCGCCATCGCCATCCCGCTCGGCCAGTTCATCGGCCGCTGGGCGGACTATATCAACAAGGAACTGTACGGCCTGCCGACCGGCGTCAACTGGTGGGGTCTGCAAATCCCCCGCGAGTTCCGAGTTGCGCCGTATACCAGCACCGTCGACTTCCCCGTGGCGGAGACGCTTTTCCACCCGCTGTTCCTGTACGAAGGCCTGTGGATGCTGCTGACGTGCTTCGTGCTCTGGCGCCTGTGGCGCACCCAGCGCGAATCGCTCAAGCCCGGCACGCTGTTCCTGCTTTACGTCGCCTCATACAGCTTCATCCGCTACCTGCTTGAATTCCTGCGCATCGAGCTGAACCTGTTCCGCGTTTACGACGGGAATGGCAACGTCACCCAGCGGATCAACGTGTCCCAGCTCCTGTGCATCGTCGGCTTCCTGTGGTCAGGGTATCACCTGCTGCCACGGCTCGGCTCCATCAACTGGGGCGCAGCCTTCAAGCGCGGCGGCAGCGTATCGGTCAAGGCGACCTCCTAG
- a CDS encoding GNAT family N-acetyltransferase yields MNIQPVTLEGRTVRIEPLDRRHAADMAEAADDDIFKYHVLLPEISTAGFERYIETLLSRPNMVPFAQVLVATGKAIGGTTYMDIQTANRGVEIGTTWIGRAYHGTLVNPEAKYLLLRHAFEDQGTIRVQLKTDGRNLQSQRAIEKLGAVREGVLRNHVVMPDGFLRASVMYSITHEEWPAVKARLEERLGY; encoded by the coding sequence ATGAACATCCAACCCGTTACACTCGAAGGGCGCACCGTCCGTATCGAACCTCTGGATCGCCGCCATGCCGCCGACATGGCCGAGGCGGCCGATGACGACATCTTCAAGTATCACGTGCTGCTGCCTGAAATCAGCACCGCCGGATTTGAACGGTACATCGAAACGCTGTTGAGCCGGCCGAATATGGTGCCGTTCGCGCAGGTGCTGGTGGCGACGGGGAAGGCCATCGGCGGGACGACCTACATGGACATTCAGACCGCCAATCGAGGTGTCGAGATCGGCACTACCTGGATCGGGCGCGCTTATCACGGCACGCTGGTCAACCCGGAGGCGAAATATCTGCTGCTGCGGCACGCCTTCGAGGATCAGGGAACGATCCGCGTGCAGCTCAAGACCGACGGGCGCAACCTGCAAAGCCAGCGCGCAATCGAGAAACTGGGGGCGGTAAGAGAGGGTGTGCTGCGCAATCATGTGGTGATGCCGGACGGCTTCCTGCGCGCGTCGGTGATGTACAGTATCACCCATGAAGAATGGCCGGCGGTCAAAGCGCGGCTGGAAGAACGGCTGGGGTATTGA
- a CDS encoding ABC transporter ATP-binding protein, which yields MIEVQNLTKVFDGFTAVDSVSLSVGEGKVLALLGPNGAGKTTTVRMMTSILAPTSGTASIGGFDVVAQPEQVRAHVGVLTEQHGLYERMKAVEYLRFFGEVYGMNAAATKQQTLALMERFGLLFAVDKRLGEYSKGMKQKLALVRALLHNPPVLLLDEPTSAMDPLSAKQVRDAIIELQRDKRTFMITTHNLTEAEILADSIAFIRKGRIIANGTFDELRRQFVGEPKMELRVAGHLNGAADAVRELVAVSDVGSDWLRYTTPNPERQNPALIRKLTGLGIEVVTLSPVTQTLEDVYLQVVKEDEAHGVESANVK from the coding sequence TTGATCGAAGTCCAAAATCTCACAAAAGTATTCGACGGGTTCACCGCGGTGGATTCGGTGTCGCTCAGCGTCGGCGAAGGCAAAGTTCTTGCCTTGCTGGGGCCGAATGGGGCGGGCAAGACCACCACCGTCCGCATGATGACCAGCATCCTCGCGCCGACCTCCGGCACCGCTTCCATTGGCGGCTTCGATGTCGTCGCCCAACCGGAGCAGGTGCGTGCCCACGTCGGCGTCCTGACCGAACAGCACGGGCTGTACGAGCGCATGAAGGCGGTCGAATATCTGCGTTTCTTCGGCGAAGTCTACGGCATGAACGCTGCCGCGACCAAACAGCAGACCCTCGCCCTCATGGAGCGCTTCGGGCTGCTTTTCGCGGTCGACAAGCGTTTGGGCGAGTATTCCAAAGGCATGAAGCAGAAACTCGCACTCGTGCGCGCTTTGCTGCACAACCCGCCTGTATTGCTGCTCGACGAACCAACTTCGGCCATGGATCCGCTTTCCGCCAAGCAGGTGCGCGACGCCATTATTGAACTGCAGCGCGACAAACGCACCTTTATGATCACCACGCATAACCTGACCGAGGCGGAGATTCTGGCCGACTCGATCGCCTTTATCCGCAAGGGACGGATCATCGCCAACGGGACGTTCGACGAACTCCGGCGCCAGTTCGTCGGAGAGCCAAAGATGGAGCTGCGCGTCGCTGGACACCTGAATGGTGCGGCAGACGCCGTGCGTGAACTGGTAGCGGTCAGCGACGTGGGCAGTGACTGGTTGCGCTACACCACGCCCAACCCCGAGCGGCAAAATCCCGCGCTTATCCGCAAACTTACCGGCCTCGGCATCGAGGTCGTCACGCTTTCCCCCGTGACTCAGACATTGGAAGATGTGTACCTTCAGGTTGTGAAAGAGGACGAGGCGCATGGCGTCGAATCAGCAAACGTTAAGTAA
- a CDS encoding stage II sporulation protein M, producing MASNQQTLSNALIITRREVRDSFRDWRILAPIIVLTFVFPVLAQFVAARFADFVAGFGAPLVGERTIPFLLMIVGFFPISISLVIALETFVGEKERRSLEPLLSTPLSNIELYIGKTLAAMIPPLLASYGGMTVYLISLLTGSLAWRPPAMQVVQIMLLTGVQALVMVAGAVVVSSQATSTRAANLLASFIIVPMAFVIQGESVIMFLAQDAFSQAGIGALWAIIVGMGLVAILLLRVGAAIFNREELLGRAIDSINLRAGIRNIWKHVRAVDAAGHTATSLWEWYRRSIPYSLAKLRPAVYVSLLVFVAALFLGFFVGLNPEYQLDLEPGLIVRGSGITAEAADLPLGGQSGPTFGLFRQNLGVLLVSTALGAITFGVVTLVLNPLTFIVLGYAACQLFITGNDPGLVAAAILPHGWVEIPTILIATAAALRLGAVITRLPPGKTVGQAWIEALGETIKLGVGVVLPGLIIAAILESTLTFRVVAWYLGG from the coding sequence ATGGCGTCGAATCAGCAAACGTTAAGTAACGCACTGATCATCACGCGCCGCGAAGTCCGCGACAGTTTTCGCGACTGGCGCATCCTCGCACCGATCATCGTCCTCACCTTCGTGTTCCCCGTGCTCGCCCAGTTCGTCGCGGCGCGCTTCGCGGACTTTGTCGCCGGTTTTGGCGCGCCGCTGGTCGGTGAGCGCACTATCCCGTTCCTCCTGATGATCGTCGGCTTTTTCCCGATTTCGATCTCGCTGGTCATCGCCCTGGAGACCTTCGTCGGCGAGAAAGAACGCCGCTCGCTCGAACCACTGCTCAGTACGCCCCTCAGCAATATCGAGCTTTACATCGGCAAGACGCTCGCCGCCATGATCCCGCCGCTCCTCGCCAGCTATGGCGGCATGACCGTCTACCTCATCAGTCTGCTCACCGGTTCGCTTGCGTGGCGTCCGCCAGCCATGCAGGTCGTCCAGATCATGCTGCTCACCGGCGTCCAGGCGCTGGTTATGGTCGCGGGGGCCGTCGTCGTCAGCAGCCAGGCCACCAGCACGCGCGCTGCGAACCTGCTAGCCAGTTTTATCATTGTGCCGATGGCCTTCGTCATTCAAGGCGAGAGCGTCATCATGTTTCTCGCTCAGGATGCTTTCAGTCAGGCGGGCATTGGCGCCCTTTGGGCCATCATTGTCGGTATGGGGCTGGTCGCAATCCTGCTGCTGCGCGTCGGCGCCGCTATCTTCAACCGTGAAGAGCTGCTTGGCCGCGCGATCGACTCAATTAATCTGCGTGCTGGCATCAGGAACATCTGGAAGCATGTGCGTGCGGTCGACGCGGCGGGTCATACTGCCACCTCCCTCTGGGAGTGGTATCGCCGCTCGATCCCCTACAGCCTTGCCAAGCTGCGCCCTGCTGTCTACGTCTCACTGTTGGTTTTTGTCGCCGCGCTGTTTCTCGGCTTCTTCGTCGGCCTCAACCCAGAGTATCAGCTTGACCTGGAGCCTGGACTGATCGTCCGCGGGTCAGGAATCACAGCTGAGGCTGCCGATCTGCCGCTGGGCGGCCAGTCCGGCCCGACGTTTGGCCTGTTCCGCCAGAATCTCGGCGTGCTGCTCGTCTCGACCGCTCTCGGCGCGATCACCTTCGGCGTGGTCACCCTCGTCCTCAACCCGCTGACTTTCATTGTCCTGGGGTACGCCGCCTGCCAGCTCTTCATCACCGGCAATGACCCGGGTCTGGTCGCTGCGGCCATCCTGCCGCACGGATGGGTCGAGATCCCGACCATCCTGATCGCGACCGCCGCCGCTTTGCGCCTCGGCGCGGTTATCACGCGGCTGCCCCCTGGCAAGACCGTTGGCCAGGCGTGGATCGAGGCGTTGGGCGAGACCATCAAGCTGGGTGTCGGCGTCGTGCTCCCCGGCCTGATCATCGCCGCCATCCTCGAAAGCACCCTGACTTTCCGCGTCGTGGCCTGGTATCTTGGTGGATAA